In Sorghum bicolor cultivar BTx623 chromosome 10, Sorghum_bicolor_NCBIv3, whole genome shotgun sequence, one genomic interval encodes:
- the LOC8065453 gene encoding phosphoinositide phosphatase SAC3, with product MAGPDCCLQSFELYEAESKFYILGTNTNKTIWRLLKIDRMEPSELNVDEDSTVHSQSDYLDLLKNLDQEHRSTGGVKFVTNCFGIIGFIKFLGPYYMLIITEQRKIGDIFGHPVYQVTKTAMIELSNSKTRPKLINSKDENRYKKLLQTIDLRKDFFFSHSYQIMRSLQKNFSDPQEGWELYDTMFVWNEFLTRGIRDILKTTLWTVALVYGFFKQDKLAICGKDIMLTLIARRSRHYAGTRYLKRGVNEEGRVANDVETEQIVYEDMLGPWQISSVVQNRGSIPLFWSQETSKLNLKPDIILHEKDKNYEATRLHFENLRKRYGNPIIILNLIKTREKRPREIILRREFDRAIKIINSGLPGEDHLRFLHWDLHKNSQSKSTNALQVLLKVAFEALNLTEFFYCQVSPAQMQDNSLNLSPTLKNGFGPHVCDDNNSCGNADYVDDLDDISQEDTCGSSDPGNGIAEDESEVNGSTQIKPPKFQKGVLRTNCIDCLDRTNVAQYAYGLAALGHQLHELGSVESPEVHLDSPLSRHLMHFYERMGDTLALQYGGSAAHNKIFSAKRGHLKFAIQSQEFFRTLQRYYSNAYMDAYKQAAINLFLGYFQPQVGKPALWEPESGDEHVLDEETSKLMKRARSDGSILNNSKLSMSSNGPNGILNPAFTGSKNEGQHPNWISDSVHGMSSASVNSMSKSRYTPTVSHVKHISCELDYCNGSGDSNFLDLDWLSASDNERSKAISTPDVNISTDNGVHDVSSGTTDDQAAEIQDQGLSKDFVQWVNQGEAFWY from the exons ATGGCGGGGCCGGATTGCTGCCTCCAGAGCTTCGAGCTCTACGAGGCCGAGTCG AAATTTTATATTCTTGGAACTAACACTAACAAGACAATATGGAGATTActcaagattgatagaatggaACCATCAGAGCTCAATGTAGATGAGGATTCTACTGTACACTCACAGAGTGACTACCTTGATCTTCTAAAAAATCTAGATCAAGAACACAGGTCTACTGGTGGAGTCAAATTTGTCACCAACTGTTTTGGAATCATCG GTTTCATTAAGTTCCTTGGGCCCTATTACATGTTAATTATTACTGAGCAGAGAAAGATTGGGGATATATTTGGTCATCCGGTGTACCAAGTTACTAAGACTGCGATGATTGAGTTATCAAATTCCAAGACGAGGCCAAAGTTAATCAACTCCAAGGACGAGAACAG GTACAAGAAGCTCTTGCAGACAATTGATCTTCGAAAAGACTTCTTTTTTAGCCACTCATATCAAATAATGAGAAGTCTCCAGAAGAACTTTAGTGATCCACAAGAAGGGTGGGAACTATATGACACAATGTTCGTCTGGAATGAGTTCCTAACTCGAGGGATTCGTGACATTCTGAAAACTACACTTTGGACTGTTGCATTAGTCTATGGCTTTTTTAAGCAG GATAAACTTGCGATATGTGGGAAGGATATTATGCTGACGCTCATTGCTAGACGCTCGAGGCATTATGCTGGCACCAG GTATCTAAAGAGGGGCGTGAATGAGGAGGGCAGAGTAGCAAATGATGTTGAGACTGAGCAAATTGTTTATGAAGACATGCTTGGACCATGGCAAATAAGCTCTGTTGTGCAGAACAGGGGTTCAATTCCGCTATTCTGGTCCCAGGAGACATCGAAGCTGAATCTTAAGCCTGATATCATAT TGCATGAAAAGGACAAAAATTATGAGGCTACCAGGCTTCATTTTGAAAATCTTAGGAAGAGATATGGAAATCCTATCATCATCTTAAACTTGATTAAG ACACGTGAGAAGAGACCACGAGAAATTATACTTCGTCGGGAATTTGACAGAGCAATAAAGATTATTAATAGCGGTCTACCAGGCGAAGACCATTTGAGATTTTTACATTGGGATCTTCATAAGAACTCTCAAAG CAAAAGTACAAATGCCCTTCAAGTGCTTTTGAAAGTGGCATTTGAAGCTCTGAACTTGACAGAATTCTTTTATTGTCAAGTTTCCCCAGCTCAAATGCAAGACAACTCCCTTAACTTAAGCCCTACATT GAAAAATGGTTTTGGTCCTCATGTGTGTGATGACAACAACAGTTGCGGCAATGCAGACTAtgttgatgatcttgatgaCATTTCCCAAGAAGATACCTGTGGCAGTTCTGATCCTGGCAATGGAATTGCAGAAGATGAATCTGAGGTCAATGGATCTACCCAAATAAAGCCTCCAAAATTTCAAAAGGGTGTCCTACGTACAAACTGTATAGACTGTTTGGACCGCACAAATGTTGCTCAATATGCCTATGGCTTAGCTGCTCTAGGACACCAGTTACATGAACTTGGTTCTGTAGAATCTCCAGAAGTTCATTTAGACTCCCCTTTGTCTCGACATTTGATGCATTTTTATGAACGGATGGGTGACACACTTGCTTTACAGTATGGTGGTTCTGCTGCGCACAATAAG ATATTCTCTGCAAAAAGAGGGCACTTGAAGTTTGCCATCCAATCTCAAGAGTTCTTTAGGACACTGCAACGGTACTATAGTAATGCCTATATGGATGCCTACAAACAAGCAGCGATAAACTT ATTTTTAGGATACTTCCAACCGCAGGTGGGAAAACCTGCACTTTGGGAGCCAGAATCTGGTGATGAGCATGTACTTGATGAAGAGACAAG TAAATTGATGAAGAGGGCAAGATCAGATGGCAGCATTCTTAATAACAGCAAACTATCAATGTCCAGTAATGGCCCAAATGGAATTTTAAACCCAGCATTTACTGGTTCAAAAAATGAAGGACAACATCCGAACTGGATTTCTGATTCAGTGCATGGGATGTCTTCAGCCTCTGTCAATTCCATGTCAAAGTCAAG GTATACTCCGACAGTATCTCACGTTAAGCATATAAGCTGCGAACTAGACTACTGCAATGGTTCTGGTGATTCAAATTTCCTGGACCTTGACTGGCTTTCGGCTTCAGACAATGAAAG GTCAAAAGCCATAAGCACTCCTGATGTGAATATTTCAACTGATAATGGTGTTCATGATGTAAGCTCTGGGACAACG GATGATCAAGCTGCTGAGATCCAGGATCAGGGGTTATCTAAGGATTTTGTGCAGTGGGTTAATCAAGGAGAGGCATTTTGGTACTGA